The genomic stretch GAGATCCACTTGCACAATCCGAGGTTCTGGTGCCCAAGTCAGAAGAGGCCCAGCCCAACAAAAGCCCAGCCTAGCCCATTTTTATCAGCCCTTCTTCTTCGGAGGTCATGGGTAGAGAGAGCAGTAGGACAGAGGACTAGAGCATTATGTAGCAAGGCGAGCGATATAGAGAGTACAgaggttagagagagagaagagagagacagagacccTTGAAGGATGTATCTGAAGAAGGCACTGTGGAGCGAGGGTTTAAATTTGGAATCTCAATCTCAGTCTCAGTCGCAGCCTGAgtctgcatcatcatctacaCCGGCGGTTGCAGACTTGGTGAATTCCCTCCACAAGCGGCGACTCTACAGGGAGGTGACCCTCGCCCTCCGCACCGGTTTGAGAGACGCCAGAGCTGAGTTCTCATTCCTCCGAGTCCGTGGACTTCGCAGCATTCTCAAGTTCCTCCAATCGGTCGCTGAGTCTGATTCTATGATTCGCCTCTTCTACCATGGCCAATCTCTCCCTGAACTCCAAGGTAGTCTCTCTTCCTCTATGTATTTACGTTTTCTTGATTTACCCTTTGAAATTCCTCCTTCCGATCCACGCTTCTCTGCTAGCAGGATTCAATTTTAGGGCTTCTGGGTCTCGTCTTTGCGAGAGCTGGAATGATAATCAGCTCTATCTAATTCGTAATCTGCTTGATTCTTGAAATGTTCATAAAGAAAAATTTCCCATTTCGTCTCCACGGTGGGCGTTTTCCGTATTTGTTGACCTTGAGCattgtttattttattgtaCTAGTTTCCCCTTGTTGTTATAGTCTAGTTGTGCCTTCTCTTTTTATTGGATATATTGCAATTTCTTATGAACTTGCTGCTATCGAATGGCTGACCTTAAAATTTTATGCTACGTAACAGTGGTTCCTGTTTTGTTTGAGAATTCTTTTAAGCAATCGAAGGATGAACAAGCACCAACTTTAGATCATATATTCAGTGTGGAGCCTATGAAGATAACTAGTCCTTCAACAGACACTGAACTTGCACTTGCGCTTAGAGTTCTGGAAGGATGTTGTCTACTCCACAGGGAAAGCACAGCTTTTGcccatcaacataaagcaatcAAAGTATAAGTTTCCCTTCACCCTTCACCCTACAGTTATGCTTAATGTGGATTGCTTTGGTTGTTGAATCGATAATTCTCATCGCAAATGGTTCTAAAATACTGAAAATGATTTGAGATAAAGGAATGGTAGCAAAGttgatttttgaaaaaggaaATGGTAGGTAGCAAAGTGGATTTACAAGTTTTACGATTTCCTCCAATCATCATGGAAGTCGCTTTCAGATGTGCACGTAGACGGATTTATCATCAGCACTTGGTTGATTTGATTGATGCTGTTTATGCattaatttgatttggttttattttctccCCCACTTTTCAGTCATGGAATTCTTTCTTGTTATTTTTGGGATGAATGGCTTTCTTATTCATGCAAATACATCCTATCAAGTTGTTGCATTTTTTTAGTTCTAATTCCCATAACGATCTCTACAAGTTACTCAAACACTGCATCTCTTTTGAGTGTCTGGATCTTCTGTTACTCCATCTCTGAAGTATTCAACTAAAATTTCCTTGATTTAGCTTGGgtatcttaaaatttttttgagaCACATGGTGTGTAAGTGTTGGAGAAGGACTGATAGTTTGGTCACCTGCAGGTGTTGATGAATATATTATCGACTCGAGGGCCCCTTGTCCAAGGTGCATGCTTGGATGCTTTAGTCTCTGTCATGCTGGATTCATCAGCTAATCAGACGGTATGGTAGCTTCTAATAGATTCCTGGTTAGGGGCTCCTTGAATGCGGTGATATGCCTGTATTCATTTGATCAATTCttgacttttattttgttttagttaGTGGTCGGTTTTCTTACAACCATCAGAATGATGTAACAATTTCTTTGAGCTACGCTTTTATCCCATAAGGCCTGAAGTATGTTGTAGTTAAGAATCTTTTTATCGATTCTAATatcttatttttataatatGGTTGAGAGGTCATCCTTGTAGGCTGACTTACCTATTTGTCATCTTTTCCCTCTTGTAGCTTCTTTTTGGGCTCCTCGCTCTCTTCAATTTCCTAGCTGGAATATGTTTCTTTGCCTTCTCTTCACATTTGACTACCATTTCCAACAAAGAGCGACCTTAAATACTCTTCCACCACCTTATGCCAAATGCTATTAAACGAAAACTACACCTTTTAATGACGCATGTAGCAACCAGAGTGGATGTTCTAATAGCTTGGCATCCTCATCAAATACTTGCCCACCCTCCTTGTATGCTTAGGTTGTTTGAGAGAGAGCTTCAGCTTTTTAATGTTAAGATCCCCTTCCACCGGGGGTTTTAAAAGATATCCTTGAAATACCTTCCACACAATTCTTCGATTAGGAAAAGAACATCTTTACAACTAGGTACTAGACCGCCCTTGCAATcatggtttttctgttttgcttGTAGAAGTGAGATTAATCAATCTAAAACCTTTTTAAAAGGTTTGATGGATATATTTCCATTTCATCATCCTTCATAATCATAATTCTTCAAATAATGGCAATGATGTTGCAGCCATAAAACCCTAAGGAGTTGATATGTCCTATTATTTTCTCTGTATTTCTTGGTCATTCCATCTTCTTTTAAACTTGATCTCTTCTATTTCTGTTATTCTCTTTTACCATCTGCTGTTTCACATCCCATATTCCCTAACTCCAGTTTCTGTTTGAAACTCATAGCTTTTTACAACAAGAGCTTGTCCATCGATGAAAATCGATTGCTTTCAAAACCTTTCTTTTGTGGGAAATCTCAAAAAAGAAACTTTATATCTGGAGTCCTAGAACTGACCTACTATTTCCACCCTAATTTCCTCCTCTGTTATTGTTCATAATTCAACCTCGGGCCAATAGCCTCAGATTTTAGGGTTTCCTAGACCCATTGTGAGAGAGCCCTCAAATAAGCATCAGTGGCCATTTGCAGAATCGTCAGTAACTTGTATGTCATTTGGGCTTGATTTTGGGTGATGCAGTTGTACCAGGTGTTAGCTAAACTCATATCGCTTTTGTAATGTCTTTGGACATTCAAATTTAAGTCGAGATCAAAGTAGAACAAATTACAGGGTAGATATGTCAACATTTGGAGCTGTAATTTTATTGATTATAAGATTGATGTATTTTTTACATTCTTTGTTGTTGGTCAAAATCAGTAAAGTGTGTTCTTTTATCTCATCCTTTTCTCTGTGGTTCATAAACCTGTTATGGCTATTTCTTTTCCAGGATTTTGAGGCATGCAAtggatttgagaaaattacAGAGCTCATTAAAGACAAATTAGTGGATGAAGGCATAAggtgatttttattttctcaattttgtcCAGCTACTATTCTATATGCTAACACTTTTTCCTTGCAATAATGTATACCTTGTTGCTGATTGAATAGCATATGCCAAAGGATATACAGTGTCATGTTGTGTTGCAAATGGAGCTTCCTACCATAAAAAAGAGTAATATTCTGGATTTAGATGATTGTGCTACTTGGTTGATACAAAAAATTTGTGGCATGGACAACTGatgcaatttttttattatttttttatttggagggggtgggggaggggggtcTTGTTATTAACTTTTTACGTTCTTTTATTTAAATGTCGTACATTTTCTTTTCTGCAAATATGGAGTTATTTAAATCTAAATTCATCATTGTACTTAACCAACACTTGGTGCCTGTTTACAACTGTGCCTTCGGATTTTGGGTTTCCTCCAAGTTTTGAGGGAATACCTCTAAACCGGGCTTGGTGCTGCCAATAATTGGCTGAAGAGTACTTAGTTTGTATCATGTTTCATTGAATCTAACATATATTAAACTTCACCAGCTTGGTCACATGGCTTAACCCATTATTCACTCCTCAATTAATTGTAGCAGGTTTCAAAGAGGAAAACCTGTCATTTATTCCTTAATAATTGCTTTGGTACCTTCATATTTTTTAAGCAACTCACAATTCTTAAATGGCTATTTCAACATCTACTGATAAAGAAAGAAATGTGCTTCTCTTTGGTTCAGAATAAGATGTGGGGAGTTCCTGTTGCTACttattggacatgtaaatggTAGGGAAAGGCCTCCCATGGCGACTATACATGAAGACATGAAGCGACTTATGGGTGAGAGGTCAGCATCACTGATATGGGCAGCAAGCCAGTTCGGGTCAACCCTTGACCCTGAGCAGAGGCAGATGGATCTGCATATCCAAGCTCGTAGGGTGCTCGAGTCATTGGATCTGTATTGAATCTATGAATTGGGAGCTGACTGAGATGCCAACTGATCTTCAACAGTCCACTTTAGTCGTCACTTTCATATCAATATCCAATTAGAAGTTCAAAGGAAAGTCAGGTTGCTAGTGCTAGGAGTGGGCAATTggctatttgtttatttgtttgtttccaTTGGTAGCCGCAACCTGGGAAGGGAGTTAAGGGAGGAGCAGTTGTGAAATCTGTATACATGACACAGGTTGAATATGAAGCATGTATCAGTAAAATCATGTTTTCCAGTGATTTGTGGGACAGTTGCATACACTATACAGAAGTTTTATGTGGTACTTTGCTATGAATACCAAGCTATCATATTCCACTTACATGAGTTCTATAACCTTCTAACCCCATTTGAATGGTCAAATTATCCAATGTAGAATATATCTCCTCTGCCCTTTTGTGAGATCTGTCACAAGCAAGAAACACATGAGTCTGATATCTATCCTCGATCCAACTACATCCTGGGCTCTTTTGCATTCCTCTGTCCTTGACAATCAGCCTTGTGTGCGCAAGATTGTCCCATCTCCTTGCATAAGCATACAAGTTTGCCAGAAGAACATAGTTTGCAGCATTATGTGGTTCCAATTTGATTAGCCAGTTTGCTGCAATTTCCCCTAATTCAACATTCCTATGGATGACACAGCCACCGAGCAAGGCACCCCATGTCACAGAATCAGCTTCCACAGGCATCTTCTTAACAAGCTCATAAGCTTCACTAAGCCATCCTGCACGACTGAGGAGATCAACCATACAAGTGTAGTGTTTTACTGAAGGTTCCACATTGTAATGAGCCATCAAATCAAAGTACTCCTTCCCTTGGTCAAGAGACCCAGCATGAACACACAAAGACAGTACAGATAGGAAGGTCACAGCATTTGGTATGATACCATAAGCCAGCATTTCACGGAAGAGAGTGattccttcctttccttttccatgCATGGCATATCCAGCCAGCATGGCATTCCAGGACACCAGGTTGGGCTTTGATATCCTATTGAAGGCCAACTGTGCACGCTTTAGACATCCACATTTGGCATACATGTCCACAAGGGCTGCCCCAATTTGGACAGTGATGTCAAAACCACATCGGATTGCATGGGCGTGAACCTGCTGGCCTCGCTCGATGCTTGCTAACCTCGAGCAGGCAGGTAAAACTATTCCTACCGTGTAAACATCTGGCCTTAAATCTGAGGCATGCAGCATCTGAGAGAACGCTTGTAGAGCTGATTCATTGTGGCCATTTTCCACATAACCTGCTATGATTCCATTCCAGGTATATGTATTTGGATCAAACCCAGCTATTTTCATCTTTTGAAGAAGTTCTTGTACCTCCTCCATCTGATTACAGCGGGCATAGCCTGAGATTAAAATGTTCCATGTTGCCGTATCCTTTTCAAGTACCTCATCAAAAACCAACTGTGCTGCTACTAGATCATTGCATTTACAATACATCTCTACCAATGCACCACCCACAAAGGGATTAGACTGTAGGCCTCTAAGGATGGCATAAGAATGTATCTCTTTCCCCTGTTTCAGGGAAGCCAAGTCAGCACAGACAGTAAGAATGCTCCCTAAGGTGAAAGAGTCAGACTCGATTAGTTCTTCCGTCTGCATATCTCTAAACATCTGCAGAgcttcatcaaacataccatttCCTACATAACCTGAAACCATTGAGTTCCACGTAGTAATATCTCTGTTGATCCCAAGAAGCTCCATTTGATCAAACAGCTTCTTTGCTTTATCGACCTCACCATTCTCATAATACCCAACAACCATAGTGTTGAACGAGATTAGGTTCCTCTCTGAAAGCTTCGAAAAGATGGTGAGAGCACTATCCATGTCACTACACCTCCGATATAAATCAAGCAACCCATTAATAACAAAAGGGTTGGACAGAAATCCATGCCTGGTTGTATAACCATGGATTTCCTTGCCAAGACTTAATGTTTGCAATCTGGCACAAGCAGGCAGTATGCTAGCCAGGGTGCGGGCATTCGGCTTAACCCCTGCTGCCTGCATTCTATGAAGCAACTCCAAAGCTTCCTTGTCATATCCGTTTTGGGCAAATCCAGCAATCACTGCACTCCAAGAAACAAGATTAGGTGACAACTTGTCTAATAATCTCATATTCTCTAGTAACTCCAATGCCTCAAAGACCAGACTATTAGTTGCACAACCAGTGACTATAGAATTCCATGAAACAATGTCTCTTTGGGGAATCATAGCTAAAACCTCCTTGGCATCACCCAAGCTTCCACACTTGCCATACATATCTATCAAAGCATTCCCCACATAAATGTTCATAATGAACCCACTCTTAATGACAAACCCATGTAGCTGCCTTCCCAGTTTTAGCGTACCCAGAGCACTGCAAACCTTCAAAAGCACAGGAAATATGAAAAACTCCAAATTTATCCCTTCAAATAGTAGTTCTTGAAACAGTGAAAGACACTCCTCAAGGTAACAATGAACAGAAAAAACAGTAATAATAGCTGTCCATGAGTATATATTTCTCAGGGGCATTTTCTCGAACAACAACCTTGCTTGCTCAACGCAACCACACCTGCCATACATTTCCAGCAGCTTAGTTTCTAAAAACTCATGCCCACAAAACCCATTTTTAATAGAGTGGGCGTGAATCTGTTTTCCCAGATGGGGACATGTACAAGATTCAATGATAGGAGCATATGAACATGAGTCTGGCGGACCATGAAGGAACGAGAGAGAGTTTCGCTTAATTGAGAGAGGTGAATCCAAGGACTGGTTggtgggttttgagttttgaagGGATAAGTTTGTGGCGTTCTGACGAGAGTTTGAATCATTGCAGGAATGTGGCAATGGCGGATTAAAGATATGTCGAAtgtccgacgccggaagagcaGCCATTTTGTGCTGTAAGGCGTCTAAAGACTAGTGCAAACACTGTCGATTGCAGTGGAAAAGATATCTTGGGAAGACAGTTTTCCTTCGTCCACAATTGAGAGGGAAAAATTTGGCTGTTACCGGTTGCAGCCAGCCCCGACTGATagctaaagaaataaaataattcaactCCTCTTAGGTTCATAAATACCCTgtatagtatttttcaaaatacccttttaaatttcattttttaggcTGTCACaagggttgcagctacttggttGTAGCTAAATTTCATCTCAATAGAGAGATATATCGAATATGGATATCGTTTAATTACCAATAAAGCAGAATCTTCATCCTACCTGACACAACTATAAATAAGGGAGATTCCATTTCACTGGTAATTACCCATGATAGAGAATCCAGACTTAATCCTATCTGCCTACAGTAGGAACCTTTCCTACACTcaatttcaaatgccaacaattGGATTGTAAATTGGGTTTTTTCTAATGTggaaaaagtttttcttcaccgtGAGGTAAACATCACTATGCGATCAAAGGGATgagacccccccccccaaagtgGCCCGTATTAGTCATGGTGAACAGATTTTTGTTTAATATAGAAACTCGATCCCTTTTCATTTCTCAAACTAAGTTATGAAAATCATttccaccagaaaaaaaaaaaaaaagttatgaaaATCTTCTTTTCTAGAGGATCT from Macadamia integrifolia cultivar HAES 741 chromosome 14, SCU_Mint_v3, whole genome shotgun sequence encodes the following:
- the LOC122061526 gene encoding uncharacterized protein LOC122061526, coding for MYLKKALWSEGLNLESQSQSQSQPESASSSTPAVADLVNSLHKRRLYREVTLALRTGLRDARAEFSFLRVRGLRSILKFLQSVAESDSMIRLFYHGQSLPELQVVPVLFENSFKQSKDEQAPTLDHIFSVEPMKITSPSTDTELALALRVLEGCCLLHRESTAFAHQHKAIKVLMNILSTRGPLVQGACLDALVSVMLDSSANQTDFEACNGFEKITELIKDKLVDEGIRIRCGEFLLLLIGHVNGRERPPMATIHEDMKRLMGERSASLIWAASQFGSTLDPEQRQMDLHIQARRVLESLDLY
- the LOC122061524 gene encoding pentatricopeptide repeat-containing protein At2g13600-like; this translates as MAALPASDIRHIFNPPLPHSCNDSNSRQNATNLSLQNSKPTNQSLDSPLSIKRNSLSFLHGPPDSCSYAPIIESCTCPHLGKQIHAHSIKNGFCGHEFLETKLLEMYGRCGCVEQARLLFEKMPLRNIYSWTAIITVFSVHCYLEECLSLFQELLFEGINLEFFIFPVLLKVCSALGTLKLGRQLHGFVIKSGFIMNIYVGNALIDMYGKCGSLGDAKEVLAMIPQRDIVSWNSIVTGCATNSLVFEALELLENMRLLDKLSPNLVSWSAVIAGFAQNGYDKEALELLHRMQAAGVKPNARTLASILPACARLQTLSLGKEIHGYTTRHGFLSNPFVINGLLDLYRRCSDMDSALTIFSKLSERNLISFNTMVVGYYENGEVDKAKKLFDQMELLGINRDITTWNSMVSGYVGNGMFDEALQMFRDMQTEELIESDSFTLGSILTVCADLASLKQGKEIHSYAILRGLQSNPFVGGALVEMYCKCNDLVAAQLVFDEVLEKDTATWNILISGYARCNQMEEVQELLQKMKIAGFDPNTYTWNGIIAGYVENGHNESALQAFSQMLHASDLRPDVYTVGIVLPACSRLASIERGQQVHAHAIRCGFDITVQIGAALVDMYAKCGCLKRAQLAFNRISKPNLVSWNAMLAGYAMHGKGKEGITLFREMLAYGIIPNAVTFLSVLSLCVHAGSLDQGKEYFDLMAHYNVEPSVKHYTCMVDLLSRAGWLSEAYELVKKMPVEADSVTWGALLGGCVIHRNVELGEIAANWLIKLEPHNAANYVLLANLYAYARRWDNLAHTRLIVKDRGMQKSPGCSWIEDRYQTHVFLACDRSHKRAEEIYSTLDNLTIQMGLEGYRTHVSGI